A portion of the Bacillus sp. es.034 genome contains these proteins:
- the sigF gene encoding RNA polymerase sporulation sigma factor SigF encodes MDVEVKNEKEQTFLKDHEVKDLIKKSQEGDQSARDLIVQKNMRLVWSVVQRFLNRGYEPDDLFQIGSIGLLKSVDKFDLSYDVKFSTYAVPMIIGEIQRFIRDDGTVKVSRSLKEMGNKIRKAKDELSKKFGRVPTVSELADHLEYSVEEVIMAQEASRAPSSIHETVYENDGDPITLLDQIADNTDNKWFDKIALKEAIRELEDRERLIVYLRYYKDQTQSEVADRLGISQVQVSRLEKKILQTMKEHMHSEP; translated from the coding sequence ATGGATGTCGAAGTGAAAAATGAAAAGGAACAGACCTTTTTGAAAGATCACGAGGTGAAAGACCTGATCAAGAAAAGTCAGGAAGGTGACCAGAGCGCCCGGGATTTGATCGTCCAGAAGAATATGCGCCTTGTATGGTCCGTCGTCCAACGCTTTCTCAATCGGGGTTATGAGCCTGATGATCTCTTTCAAATAGGCAGTATCGGGTTGCTGAAATCAGTGGATAAGTTTGATTTAAGCTACGATGTCAAGTTTTCGACGTATGCGGTTCCGATGATTATCGGAGAGATCCAGCGTTTCATTCGTGATGATGGGACAGTGAAGGTGAGTCGTTCCCTGAAGGAAATGGGGAATAAAATCAGGAAAGCGAAGGATGAACTTTCCAAAAAGTTCGGGAGGGTCCCGACTGTCAGTGAGCTTGCCGACCATCTAGAGTATTCCGTTGAAGAGGTGATCATGGCCCAGGAAGCGAGTCGTGCCCCTTCTTCGATCCATGAAACGGTTTATGAAAATGATGGTGATCCCATCACGCTTTTGGATCAGATTGCCGATAATACGGATAATAAGTGGTTTGATAAGATTGCCCTGAAGGAAGCCATCCGGGAATTGGAGGATCGGGAGCGGCTGATCGTGTATTTAAGGTATTACAAAGATCAGACCCAATCGGAAGTAGCGGATCGGCTGGGGATTTCCCAGGTTCAGGTGTCAAGACTTGAGAAGAAAATCTTACAAACGATGAAAGAACATATGCATTCAGAACCTTAG
- the spoIIAB gene encoding anti-sigma F factor — protein sequence MRNEMNIQFSSLSQNESFARVTVASFIAQLDPTMDELTEIKTVVSEAVTNAIIHGYDNRPNGTVYISVIMEEDGFIDMTIRDEGIGIGDVEEARQPLFTSKPELERSGMGFTIMENFMDEIEVSSHPGTGTTVRLKKHLTNSKALCN from the coding sequence ATGAGAAATGAAATGAACATTCAATTCAGTTCTTTAAGCCAAAATGAATCCTTTGCCCGCGTGACTGTTGCGTCATTTATTGCCCAGCTCGATCCGACAATGGATGAGTTGACTGAAATCAAGACCGTCGTCTCAGAAGCTGTGACCAATGCCATCATTCACGGGTATGATAACAGACCGAATGGGACGGTTTATATTTCCGTGATCATGGAAGAGGATGGGTTCATTGATATGACCATCCGTGATGAAGGAATCGGGATAGGGGATGTGGAAGAAGCCCGTCAACCACTCTTCACCTCCAAGCCGGAGCTTGAGCGTTCCGGTATGGGATTTACGATCATGGAGAATTTCATGGATGAAATAGAAGTGTCATCACACCCAGGTACAGGCACCACGGTAAGGCTGAAGAAGCACTTGACCAATAGTAAAGCGCTATGCAATTAA
- the spoIIM gene encoding stage II sporulation protein M, giving the protein MRKKISNSNPLVQHVQAHSSIYLFIITLFLMGIIFGAIVVNSLSFAQKEDLYFYLSKFFSEMEDGSMTSAEELFRQSFLHNVKYLGLMWLLGISIIGLPLIFVLLFMKGVVVGFSVGFLVNQMGWSGFLLSFVSVLPQNIIIIPAFIFIGAISANFSLTLIRKIFMRQTSSMQFQMIPFLSRYVIFMVVAIGIVTVAASIEAYLSPALMEAVIGKIK; this is encoded by the coding sequence ATGCGCAAAAAAATATCAAATTCAAATCCACTCGTCCAACATGTACAAGCACATTCCTCGATCTATTTATTTATCATTACATTGTTTTTAATGGGGATCATTTTTGGTGCGATTGTCGTGAATTCTTTATCATTTGCCCAAAAGGAAGACCTTTATTTCTATTTAAGTAAGTTCTTTAGTGAGATGGAGGATGGAAGTATGACGTCAGCGGAAGAGCTTTTCCGTCAGAGTTTCCTCCATAATGTAAAGTATCTTGGATTGATGTGGCTCCTTGGGATTTCGATTATCGGGCTGCCCCTCATCTTCGTCCTATTATTTATGAAGGGAGTCGTCGTTGGCTTTTCTGTCGGCTTTCTTGTGAATCAAATGGGCTGGAGCGGATTTTTATTGTCTTTTGTGAGCGTCCTGCCACAAAATATCATCATCATTCCGGCATTTATTTTCATAGGTGCGATCAGCGCGAACTTCTCCCTGACGTTGATCCGGAAGATCTTTATGAGGCAGACGTCGTCCATGCAGTTCCAGATGATCCCGTTTCTGTCCAGATACGTCATCTTCATGGTGGTGGCCATCGGAATCGTCACCGTCGCCGCAAGTATTGAAGCCTATCTTTCACCTGCTTTAATGGAAGCGGTCATAGGGAAAATCAAATAA
- a CDS encoding purine-nucleoside phosphorylase gives MNYENIQNAANHLKNQYTGQPKVGLILGSGLGVLADEIQNSVKIPYKEIPDFPVSTVAGHAGQLVFGQLAGQEVVAMQGRFHYYEGYGFDKVTFPVRVMKELGVEVLIVTNAAGGVNESFQAGDLMLISDHINNMGGNPLIGANDSRLGPRFPDMSEAYCKELRQKAKEIAGKLSIEVQEGVYVGNTGPTYETPAEVRLARTLGGDAVGMSTVPEVIVARHAGIKVLGISCISNMAAGILDQPLSHDEVMETTEMVRANFLSYVKEIVKSL, from the coding sequence ATGAATTACGAAAACATCCAAAATGCAGCAAATCATTTGAAAAATCAATATACAGGGCAGCCTAAGGTAGGATTGATCCTTGGATCAGGACTTGGTGTACTGGCAGATGAAATACAAAACTCAGTGAAGATCCCATATAAAGAAATTCCGGATTTCCCAGTTTCAACAGTAGCCGGTCATGCAGGACAGCTGGTATTCGGCCAACTAGCCGGACAGGAAGTCGTCGCTATGCAAGGGCGTTTCCATTACTATGAAGGGTATGGTTTCGATAAAGTGACATTCCCTGTTCGTGTCATGAAAGAACTGGGCGTCGAAGTATTGATTGTGACCAATGCAGCCGGTGGCGTGAACGAAAGCTTCCAGGCGGGGGATCTGATGCTGATTTCCGATCATATCAACAATATGGGCGGCAATCCTCTTATTGGAGCGAATGACTCCCGATTAGGGCCAAGATTCCCTGATATGTCAGAAGCGTATTGTAAAGAACTTCGTCAAAAAGCGAAAGAAATCGCTGGGAAACTATCGATTGAAGTGCAGGAAGGGGTCTATGTGGGCAATACCGGCCCTACGTATGAAACGCCTGCTGAAGTTCGCCTTGCCCGTACGTTGGGTGGGGACGCAGTCGGAATGTCAACGGTACCTGAAGTCATCGTGGCCCGTCATGCAGGAATCAAGGTACTGGGGATTTCATGTATTTCAAACATGGCTGCAGGGATTCTGGATCAGCCTCTTTCCCATGATGAAGTCATGGAAACGACGGAAATGGTCCGTGCCAATTTCCTTTCATATGTAAAAGAGATCGTGAAATCATTATAA
- a CDS encoding stage V sporulation protein AB — protein MTINVLITVFIGFAGGLAVGSGFVAFLTVLGIIPRLTQLTKTMKMIHYYEMAVITGALAGGFISLNDYTLHFSPLVLIPIGLMSGVFIGLLAAALTEVLNVFPILAKRIGIDGQIVILIMAIVFGKIFGSLFHWLYLVHQ, from the coding sequence ATGACCATTAATGTATTGATCACCGTATTTATCGGTTTTGCCGGGGGGCTCGCTGTAGGCTCGGGATTCGTTGCATTTTTAACCGTATTGGGTATCATTCCCCGGTTAACTCAATTGACCAAAACAATGAAAATGATTCATTACTACGAGATGGCCGTCATTACTGGAGCACTTGCGGGAGGATTCATCAGCCTGAATGATTACACTCTCCATTTTTCACCATTGGTCCTTATCCCAATCGGCCTCATGAGTGGGGTGTTCATCGGACTGTTGGCTGCCGCCTTGACGGAAGTATTGAATGTGTTTCCCATCCTGGCCAAACGAATCGGGATTGATGGACAGATTGTGATACTGATCATGGCGATCGTGTTCGGAAAGATTTTTGGTTCTCTATTTCATTGGCTCTACTTGGTTCATCAATAA
- a CDS encoding stage V sporulation protein AE, with protein MDNKRKVILITDGDEYAKRAIECVAKGYGGRCISSSKGNPSVLSGPEIVKLIQRAKNDPVFVMFDDSGFIGEGAGERALKYVANHPEIDVLGIIAVASKTRQAEWTRVDVCIDKFGELTPYGVDKFGVPEMDVGRLTGDTVYCLDELDVPVIVGIGDIGKMAKRDHYSQGAPITKKAVEIILERSGYHASKDEGNTDT; from the coding sequence ATGGACAATAAAAGGAAAGTGATCCTGATAACAGATGGGGATGAATACGCCAAGCGCGCCATCGAATGTGTGGCGAAAGGGTATGGGGGAAGATGTATCTCAAGCTCTAAAGGCAATCCCTCTGTGTTATCGGGACCTGAAATTGTAAAGCTGATTCAAAGAGCCAAAAACGACCCTGTCTTTGTGATGTTTGATGATAGTGGATTCATTGGGGAAGGCGCAGGTGAAAGGGCGCTTAAGTATGTTGCGAATCATCCGGAAATAGACGTGCTCGGAATTATTGCGGTAGCAAGTAAAACCAGGCAGGCGGAATGGACCAGGGTGGATGTCTGCATTGATAAATTCGGGGAGTTGACTCCATACGGTGTCGATAAATTCGGTGTACCTGAAATGGATGTGGGCAGATTGACGGGGGATACTGTTTACTGCCTTGATGAACTGGATGTGCCGGTGATTGTCGGAATTGGTGACATAGGGAAAATGGCCAAGCGGGATCATTACTCCCAAGGCGCCCCCATTACGAAAAAAGCAGTGGAGATCATCTTAGAAAGGAGCGGGTATCATGCCTCAAAAGACGAAGGAAACACCGATACCTAA
- a CDS encoding stage V sporulation protein AA: MEGILYIRLRHRVQVREESMVKLSQLAQIIASETIVEDIKEIPIHQVTPSDKNIVVVDVMKVISEVCKVYPDLDIQTIGPTQSIIEVIYEKKKVSLPLFIGVWLLLFIGAALAIMNFHEDVSMREVHQRLYHFVTGGVDPHPLLFQVPYSFGLGLGMILFFNHVFRKRLNEEPSPLEVEMFNYQQDLDQYVIMHENKESQKKLDDH; encoded by the coding sequence ATGGAAGGTATTTTGTATATACGCTTACGCCATCGAGTGCAGGTAAGGGAAGAGAGCATGGTCAAGCTTTCTCAGCTGGCGCAAATCATAGCATCTGAAACGATTGTGGAAGATATAAAGGAAATCCCGATTCATCAAGTGACCCCTTCAGATAAGAACATTGTCGTAGTGGATGTCATGAAGGTCATCAGTGAGGTATGCAAAGTATACCCAGACCTGGATATTCAAACGATCGGGCCTACTCAAAGCATTATAGAAGTGATCTATGAGAAAAAGAAAGTCTCTCTCCCTTTATTCATTGGCGTTTGGTTACTATTATTCATCGGTGCGGCCCTGGCGATAATGAATTTCCATGAAGATGTAAGTATGAGAGAAGTTCATCAAAGGCTGTATCATTTTGTGACGGGAGGGGTGGATCCCCACCCTTTATTATTCCAGGTTCCTTACTCGTTTGGTTTAGGTCTTGGAATGATTTTATTTTTCAATCATGTGTTTCGAAAAAGACTCAATGAAGAGCCGAGCCCTCTTGAAGTTGAAATGTTTAACTACCAGCAGGATTTAGATCAATACGTGATCATGCACGAAAATAAAGAAAGTCAGAAGAAACTGGATGACCATTAA
- a CDS encoding D-alanyl-D-alanine carboxypeptidase family protein: MKRFAYIVVTFVLTAFLFPSMGFAQEKKSELADVAKSAILIERDTGSVLYEKNSHEKLAPASMTKIMTMTLIMEALEKGQIKWDDKVRASEYAASMGGSQIFLEPGESMSVEEMLKGIAIGSANDASVAMAEHIAGSEEAFVEKMNKKVKELGLKETHFKNPTGLPSKDHYSSAHDMSMMAKELLKYDGITKFTGSYESYLREGSDKKFWLVNTNKLVRFYDGVDGLKTGFTNEAKYCLTATAKKDNMRVIAVVFGAPTPKERNNEVSKMLDYAFNQYSTKPLFKKGDSLAKVKVSKGKENKVDAVTEEPISLLTQKGEKLDGIQQKITLSKDLKAPIKKGDKVGTLVVMNKGKKVVESTLVAKKNVNDASWWELYKKSFGLFTKVGK; encoded by the coding sequence ATGAAACGTTTTGCGTATATAGTGGTGACATTTGTTTTGACAGCTTTTCTATTTCCCTCTATGGGATTTGCCCAGGAGAAGAAATCGGAGCTCGCCGACGTGGCGAAATCAGCCATATTGATCGAGCGTGATACTGGATCGGTGCTTTATGAGAAGAACAGCCATGAAAAGCTGGCACCTGCGTCCATGACCAAGATCATGACCATGACTCTGATCATGGAAGCCCTCGAAAAAGGTCAAATCAAGTGGGATGATAAAGTGCGTGCAAGTGAATATGCTGCCTCGATGGGCGGATCACAGATTTTCCTGGAGCCGGGTGAAAGCATGTCGGTAGAAGAAATGCTGAAGGGGATTGCCATTGGCTCGGCCAATGACGCCTCAGTCGCGATGGCAGAGCATATTGCAGGAAGTGAAGAAGCATTTGTTGAAAAAATGAACAAAAAGGTGAAAGAGCTCGGGTTAAAGGAAACTCACTTCAAAAACCCGACAGGATTACCGTCCAAAGATCATTACAGTTCGGCCCATGATATGTCGATGATGGCGAAGGAACTTCTAAAATATGATGGAATAACAAAATTCACAGGCAGCTATGAATCTTACCTGCGTGAAGGGTCGGATAAAAAATTCTGGCTTGTGAATACGAATAAATTGGTCCGTTTTTATGACGGTGTGGATGGTTTGAAAACAGGCTTCACGAATGAGGCGAAATATTGCCTGACGGCGACGGCAAAGAAAGACAACATGAGAGTGATTGCGGTCGTGTTCGGTGCCCCTACACCAAAGGAACGGAACAATGAGGTCAGTAAAATGCTCGATTATGCCTTCAATCAGTATTCGACCAAACCTCTCTTCAAAAAAGGGGATTCTCTGGCTAAGGTGAAAGTTTCAAAAGGGAAGGAGAATAAGGTGGATGCCGTAACGGAAGAGCCGATTTCACTCCTTACCCAAAAAGGTGAAAAATTAGATGGAATCCAGCAGAAGATCACCTTATCGAAAGACTTGAAAGCTCCGATTAAAAAAGGAGACAAAGTCGGGACGCTCGTGGTGATGAATAAAGGGAAAAAAGTAGTGGAAAGCACCCTCGTTGCCAAGAAAAATGTAAACGATGCAAGCTGGTGGGAATTATATAAAAAATCCTTTGGGCTTTTTACGAAGGTAGGAAAGTAA
- a CDS encoding pyrimidine-nucleoside phosphorylase, which yields MRMVDLIEKKREGKELSTEEIKFIVEGYTDGSIPDYQVSALTMAIFFKDMSDRERADLTMAMVESGDQIDLSAIEGIKVDKHSTGGVGDTTTLVLGPLVASVGVPVAKMSGRGLGHTGGTIDKLESVEGFHVEIENDEFIRLVNKNKLAVIGQSGNLTPADKKLYSLRDVTATVNSIPLIASSIMSKKIAAGADAIVLDVKTGAGAFMKTLDDSKDLAKAMVNIGNNVGRKTMAVISDMSQPLGYAIGNALEVKEAIDTLKGEGPEDLTELCLTLGSHMVFLAEKASTLEEARALLQGAIEDGSALENFKVFLESQGGDPSVVDEPSKLPQAKYKIELEAKQDGYVSEIVADAVGTAAMWLGAGRATKDSVIDLAVGLELRKKIGDEVKAGDSLATIYSNEENIDNVKEKLYESIKVTSEHVDAPTLIHTEITG from the coding sequence ATGAGAATGGTTGACTTAATAGAGAAAAAACGAGAAGGAAAAGAATTATCTACGGAAGAAATCAAATTCATCGTAGAGGGGTATACAGACGGAAGCATCCCGGATTATCAGGTAAGCGCCCTGACGATGGCGATTTTCTTTAAAGATATGAGTGATAGAGAAAGAGCGGATCTAACGATGGCCATGGTGGAATCAGGCGATCAGATCGATTTGTCCGCCATTGAAGGAATCAAAGTGGATAAGCACTCCACCGGAGGAGTCGGTGATACAACGACACTTGTTCTAGGGCCGCTTGTGGCATCAGTAGGTGTCCCTGTAGCGAAGATGAGTGGAAGGGGTCTTGGTCATACCGGGGGAACCATCGATAAGCTTGAATCCGTAGAAGGCTTCCATGTGGAAATCGAAAACGACGAGTTCATCCGTCTGGTGAATAAGAATAAACTTGCTGTCATCGGTCAAAGCGGTAACTTGACACCTGCAGATAAAAAGTTGTATTCACTGCGTGATGTGACGGCAACGGTCAACAGCATCCCTCTGATTGCAAGCTCGATTATGAGTAAAAAGATCGCAGCGGGAGCCGATGCCATCGTACTTGATGTGAAAACCGGAGCCGGTGCCTTCATGAAGACGCTGGACGATTCTAAGGACCTTGCGAAAGCCATGGTGAACATCGGGAATAACGTCGGACGAAAAACGATGGCGGTCATTTCAGACATGAGTCAGCCCCTTGGTTATGCCATTGGGAACGCCCTTGAAGTGAAGGAAGCGATCGATACGTTGAAAGGTGAAGGTCCTGAAGATTTAACGGAACTTTGCCTGACTCTTGGAAGCCACATGGTATTCTTAGCAGAGAAAGCATCAACGTTAGAAGAAGCAAGAGCGTTATTACAAGGAGCGATTGAGGACGGATCGGCTCTTGAGAATTTCAAGGTATTCCTTGAATCACAAGGTGGAGATCCCTCCGTTGTGGATGAACCATCCAAGCTGCCTCAAGCTAAGTATAAGATCGAGCTTGAAGCGAAACAGGACGGGTATGTGTCTGAAATCGTGGCCGACGCAGTCGGAACGGCTGCCATGTGGCTTGGAGCAGGCCGTGCAACGAAAGATTCTGTGATCGACTTAGCTGTCGGTCTAGAGCTTCGCAAGAAAATTGGTGATGAGGTGAAAGCGGGAGATTCCCTTGCCACCATTTACAGCAATGAAGAAAATATCGACAATGTGAAAGAGAAGCTTTATGAGAGCATTAAAGTGACTTCTGAGCATGTTGATGCACCAACGTTGATTCATACTGAAATCACGGGTTGA
- the xerD gene encoding site-specific tyrosine recombinase XerD, whose amino-acid sequence MEDHIQDFMHFLIVEKGLAKNTIESYQRDLKNYALYLSKVEEVAELNAVSRVNILQFLGHLKNQGKSSKTVARHVASIRSFHQFLLREKATEQDPTVHIETPKTERTLPRILSIAEVEALLEAPEESTPLGMRDKAMLELLYATGIRVSELIQLQLEDVHLTMGFVRCIGKGNKERIIPIGQTAMDVLEKYLGDARLKLRSKKHRDDHLFLNHHGKGLTRQGFWKNLKALAKKANIEKDLTPHTLRHSFATHLLENGADLRAVQEMLGHADISTTQIYTHVTKTRLKDVYSQFHPRA is encoded by the coding sequence GTGGAAGACCATATTCAAGATTTCATGCACTTTTTAATAGTAGAAAAAGGGCTTGCAAAGAATACGATCGAGTCGTATCAACGCGATTTGAAGAATTATGCCTTATATTTATCAAAGGTTGAAGAAGTGGCGGAATTGAACGCCGTTTCAAGGGTGAATATCCTTCAATTTCTCGGGCATTTGAAAAATCAGGGGAAATCTTCAAAGACCGTTGCCCGCCATGTGGCATCAATCCGGTCCTTTCATCAATTCCTATTGAGGGAAAAGGCGACGGAACAGGATCCGACTGTGCATATCGAGACACCAAAGACCGAAAGGACACTCCCGAGGATCTTGAGCATCGCTGAAGTGGAGGCCCTACTCGAAGCCCCTGAAGAATCGACACCCTTAGGGATGAGGGACAAGGCGATGCTTGAGCTTCTTTATGCGACGGGGATACGGGTAAGCGAGCTCATCCAGCTTCAATTGGAAGACGTCCATTTGACCATGGGATTTGTCCGGTGCATCGGAAAAGGGAACAAAGAGCGGATCATCCCGATCGGGCAGACGGCCATGGATGTCCTCGAGAAATACTTAGGTGATGCACGTCTGAAATTACGGAGCAAGAAGCACCGTGATGATCATTTATTTCTGAATCACCATGGGAAAGGGCTGACAAGACAAGGCTTCTGGAAGAATTTAAAGGCCCTTGCGAAGAAAGCCAATATCGAGAAGGATTTGACACCTCATACGCTTCGCCATTCATTTGCCACTCATTTGTTGGAGAATGGGGCAGATCTCAGGGCGGTTCAGGAAATGCTGGGTCATGCAGACATTTCCACGACCCAAATCTATACACATGTGACGAAAACACGCTTAAAAGATGTCTATTCACAATTCCATCCCAGAGCTTAA
- a CDS encoding Fur family transcriptional regulator — MESRIERIKKQLHSASYKLTPQREATVRVLLEHEEDHLSAEDVYLLVKEKSPEIGLATVYRTLELLSELKIVDKINFGDGVSRYDLRQEGAAHFHHHLVCIECGAVDEIQDDLLEDVETIVERDWKFKIKDHRLTFHGICSRCQDKEEDPEE, encoded by the coding sequence ATGGAAAGCCGCATTGAACGAATAAAAAAACAGCTTCATTCTGCCAGCTACAAGCTTACGCCACAGCGCGAAGCTACGGTACGCGTGTTATTGGAACATGAAGAAGATCACCTCAGCGCCGAAGATGTATACCTCCTCGTTAAGGAAAAATCTCCGGAAATTGGACTGGCGACCGTATATCGTACATTGGAATTGCTGTCTGAACTGAAAATTGTAGATAAAATCAATTTTGGCGATGGTGTATCGCGATATGACCTCAGGCAAGAAGGGGCAGCCCACTTCCATCACCATTTAGTATGCATTGAATGTGGAGCTGTCGATGAAATTCAAGATGATCTTTTAGAAGACGTGGAAACGATTGTCGAACGAGACTGGAAGTTTAAAATAAAAGACCACCGCCTCACCTTTCATGGCATTTGTTCCAGATGTCAGGATAAAGAAGAGGATCCAGAAGAATAA
- the deoB gene encoding phosphopentomutase, which yields MSNYTYKRVHLIVMDSVGIGEAPDAELFNDKGSDTLGHIAEHMNGLNMPNIAKLGLSNIKEVKGIEKAGKPLAYYTKMQEASVGKDTMTGHWEIMGLNIDKPFKTYPDGFPEKLIQRLEAETGRTIIGNKPASGTEIIEELGKEHMETGALIVYTSADPVLQIAAHEDIIPIEEQYKICEIAREITKEEEYLVGRVIARPFVGEPGAFKRTSNRHDYALKPFERTVMNEMKDSGLDVIAIGKISDIYNGEGVTDSIRTKHNMDGMDSFIKTFDQSFTGLSFLNLVDFDALYGHRRDPKGYGEALEEFDARLPEVFDKMKEDDLLIITADHGNDPTAPGTDHTREYVPLLVYSKRFKEGKELPISETFADIGATVADNFNVKMPKFGQSFLTQLK from the coding sequence ATGAGCAACTATACATACAAACGGGTTCACTTGATCGTAATGGATTCGGTCGGTATCGGCGAAGCGCCTGATGCAGAACTGTTCAACGACAAGGGATCAGATACGCTTGGTCATATTGCTGAACACATGAATGGACTGAATATGCCGAATATCGCTAAGCTCGGCCTTTCCAATATTAAAGAAGTGAAGGGTATTGAGAAGGCAGGGAAACCACTTGCATACTACACAAAAATGCAGGAAGCGTCAGTCGGGAAAGACACGATGACCGGTCACTGGGAAATTATGGGGCTGAATATCGATAAGCCGTTCAAGACGTATCCGGATGGATTTCCAGAAAAATTGATCCAGAGACTGGAAGCGGAAACAGGCAGGACGATCATTGGAAATAAGCCTGCCAGTGGTACTGAAATCATTGAAGAATTAGGAAAAGAGCATATGGAAACAGGGGCACTCATTGTGTATACATCTGCAGACCCCGTTCTTCAAATTGCAGCTCATGAAGACATCATCCCGATTGAAGAGCAGTACAAAATCTGTGAGATTGCCCGTGAAATCACGAAAGAAGAGGAATACCTCGTTGGACGTGTAATCGCCCGTCCGTTCGTGGGTGAGCCGGGAGCGTTTAAACGCACATCTAATCGCCACGACTATGCGCTGAAGCCGTTTGAGCGTACGGTCATGAATGAAATGAAAGATTCAGGGCTGGACGTGATCGCCATCGGAAAGATTTCAGATATCTACAATGGTGAAGGTGTGACGGATTCGATCCGCACGAAGCATAATATGGACGGAATGGACAGTTTCATCAAAACCTTCGATCAGTCATTCACGGGTCTCAGTTTCCTGAACCTTGTGGACTTTGATGCGTTGTATGGACATCGTCGGGATCCCAAAGGCTACGGGGAAGCGTTGGAAGAATTCGATGCGCGACTGCCGGAAGTGTTCGATAAAATGAAGGAAGATGATCTTCTCATCATCACGGCCGATCATGGAAATGATCCTACTGCCCCAGGGACAGACCATACCCGTGAGTATGTTCCACTTCTTGTTTATTCAAAGCGATTTAAAGAAGGAAAGGAACTGCCGATCTCTGAAACATTCGCAGATATCGGGGCAACGGTTGCTGATAACTTTAATGTGAAGATGCCGAAGTTCGGCCAAAGCTTCCTGACACAATTGAAATAA
- the spoIIAA gene encoding anti-sigma F factor antagonist → MSLAINLEVKKDVLCVRLSGELDHHTADELREKASSLIESENVKHIILNLEELSFMDSSGLGVILGRYKQIKQKHGEMVVCAISPSVNRLFEMSGLFKIIRLEPSEENALQRLGVA, encoded by the coding sequence GTGAGTCTTGCTATTAACTTAGAAGTCAAAAAAGATGTACTGTGTGTCCGTTTAAGTGGTGAGTTGGATCATCACACTGCCGATGAACTCAGGGAAAAAGCTTCAAGCCTGATTGAAAGTGAGAATGTAAAGCATATCATTTTGAATTTAGAGGAATTAAGCTTTATGGATAGTTCCGGGTTGGGTGTCATTTTGGGTCGATACAAGCAGATCAAGCAAAAGCATGGAGAAATGGTGGTATGTGCGATTTCCCCTTCTGTAAACCGATTATTTGAAATGTCAGGGTTGTTTAAGATCATTCGTCTTGAGCCATCTGAAGAAAATGCATTACAAAGATTGGGGGTCGCATAA
- a CDS encoding YqzK family protein, giving the protein MIKGIQLVWQTIKVFILFTGSTILFYYGIMWISEEYEGYHKYDEPEGAAVKVYSSVTEEESHWYDRLLFFYMNGE; this is encoded by the coding sequence ATGATAAAAGGGATTCAATTGGTGTGGCAGACCATTAAGGTGTTTATTTTATTTACGGGTTCAACGATTTTGTTTTACTATGGTATCATGTGGATAAGCGAAGAATACGAAGGTTATCACAAATATGATGAGCCAGAGGGTGCAGCGGTAAAGGTTTATTCTTCCGTGACAGAGGAAGAAAGCCATTGGTATGACCGATTATTATTTTTTTATATGAACGGGGAGTAA